The following proteins are co-located in the Microvirga ossetica genome:
- a CDS encoding HlyD family type I secretion periplasmic adaptor subunit gives MSKTANPAVNGEILPATIERRILPRASRQPRPDSHVLALEELRVHGLERAVVLGTGLLVASTLTWAALTQVPEVAVSVGEISPAVAPAPVQHLEGGIVAEVLVNEGEQIEAGQPLLRMNDAAAQSELSQARLRLESLQLQAQRLAAAANGNLIAMELRGRQIPTAGMVADATGGTQVAPLLTTSTFAEPQRAALTARMRALADRISVLQEQVAQRRGDLATLSGQISSLQEQTALHSKELGIREELARNGLTTRLAVLEAQRLFMNAKAEHERLSGQHATALRSLAEAEARIVEVQSAAVDEARQEAARVALEVAETTELVRKLEDRADRTVLRAPIDGVLRGLAVHRPGTVLPPGGLVAEIMPQDASLVADVRLMPRDIGFIEAGQPVHVKVQAFDYARFGSVEGMVERVSAGTFLDEQRQPHYRARIVLKQQHVGHDPRYAQLVAGMTVQADITTGTKTVLQYLLKPIYSAMAASFHER, from the coding sequence ATGAGCAAAACCGCCAACCCTGCCGTCAACGGCGAGATCCTGCCCGCAACGATCGAGCGACGGATCCTGCCGCGCGCCAGCCGCCAGCCGCGCCCGGACAGCCACGTGCTCGCCCTGGAGGAACTGCGCGTTCACGGATTGGAGCGCGCCGTCGTCCTAGGCACCGGTCTGCTGGTGGCATCGACCCTGACCTGGGCAGCCTTGACCCAAGTGCCGGAGGTCGCCGTCAGCGTCGGCGAAATCTCGCCGGCGGTTGCGCCCGCTCCGGTGCAGCATCTCGAAGGCGGCATCGTTGCGGAAGTGCTGGTGAACGAAGGCGAGCAGATCGAGGCGGGGCAGCCTCTTCTGCGCATGAACGATGCGGCCGCACAGTCCGAGCTGTCGCAGGCCCGGCTCCGGCTCGAATCCCTGCAGCTTCAGGCCCAGCGCCTCGCCGCCGCAGCGAATGGAAACCTCATCGCCATGGAGCTGCGCGGCCGCCAGATTCCCACGGCCGGTATGGTCGCGGACGCGACGGGCGGGACGCAGGTGGCACCGCTCCTCACAACCAGCACCTTCGCCGAGCCGCAGCGAGCCGCCCTGACAGCGCGCATGCGGGCGCTCGCCGACCGTATCTCGGTTCTGCAGGAGCAGGTTGCGCAGCGGCGCGGCGATCTCGCGACGCTGTCAGGTCAGATTTCGTCCCTGCAGGAGCAGACGGCGCTGCATTCCAAGGAGCTCGGCATTCGCGAGGAGCTCGCGCGCAACGGCCTGACCACGCGTCTCGCCGTATTGGAGGCGCAGCGGCTGTTCATGAACGCCAAGGCCGAGCACGAGCGCCTGAGCGGCCAACACGCCACCGCATTGCGAAGCCTCGCCGAGGCGGAGGCGCGGATCGTCGAGGTGCAGTCCGCAGCAGTGGACGAGGCACGCCAGGAAGCGGCCCGCGTCGCCCTCGAGGTCGCGGAGACCACGGAACTCGTCCGCAAGCTCGAGGATCGTGCGGATCGCACCGTGCTGCGTGCGCCCATCGACGGTGTCCTGCGCGGACTTGCGGTTCATCGTCCCGGCACCGTGCTGCCTCCAGGCGGGCTCGTGGCCGAGATCATGCCGCAGGATGCATCGCTGGTGGCGGATGTGCGTCTCATGCCGCGGGATATCGGCTTCATCGAAGCCGGACAGCCCGTTCATGTGAAGGTGCAGGCCTTCGACTATGCGCGCTTCGGTTCCGTCGAAGGAATGGTCGAGCGGGTCTCCGCCGGCACCTTCCTCGACGAGCAACGCCAGCCGCACTATCGCGCCCGGATCGTACTCAAGCAGCAGCATGTGGGCCACGACCCGCGTTATGCGCAGCTCGTGGCCGGTATGACCGTCCAGGCCGACATCACTACCGGCACCAAGACGGTGCTGCAATATCTGCTGAAGCCGATCTACTCGGCGATGGCAGCCTCCTTCCATGAGCGCTGA
- a CDS encoding peptidase domain-containing ABC transporter, whose product MLITEHLRAPLELPENLVAPSDLSRCLSAMLWLMDWSGGVDDLLAALPHAKPDIDLTDLRNTLAVLGYPTRMERLRRGSLDPRRLPAILLTRGEAAAVVYRDEAGQILVLDGGTGEVTPCAAETLRGTLMVIDTSAGSSRQNWFGGIAQRFRGDLPGLLCLSGLMAVLGLAVPIFTMAVFDTVIAGYSPRTLPMLVAGVLAAILLEVAFRATRQRALLRIAERLDRLVPSSVFTQLMSLPTALVERAGTASQVSRLRDFAAIREFLTGSFAVALLDMPFTVLVVVLMVVLGGWIAVVPVGTALGFVILYLVSRGSMRLAIEQAARANQAREALAVEALETVRTLKLAGAEERWIERYAGASAAAAIASARVGTLSGSVLAASQALVTLSGLAAVVMGVLSVLAGAMTAGALIAGMMLIWRVLGPMQTGFIMLSRWEQTQASIRQVDGLMALETERPPPLEARMAPPEQGAIVFQRVTLRYMPQAEPVLAGASFAIQPGQVVAVTGAEGTGKSTLLLLIAGLYRPQGGLVRIDGHDVRSFNPAVLRRSIGWVPQSPGLLYGTVAQNLRLARPSASDAELREAAAEAGVLETIEALPQGFDTRVGDNQSGRLPRSILQRIALAGALLRDAPILLLDEPVAGLDDACAKAFTDVIAAHRGRCTILMATHRPSHIRLADRVLRVRDGQVEELEQQGAPTGPRPTRTSIGVPLANAAFANVAAANSSKVA is encoded by the coding sequence ATGCTCATAACGGAACACCTGCGCGCTCCGCTGGAGTTGCCCGAAAACCTTGTGGCTCCGTCGGATCTGAGCCGTTGCCTCTCGGCCATGCTGTGGCTGATGGATTGGTCGGGCGGTGTGGACGACCTGCTCGCCGCGCTTCCGCACGCCAAGCCGGACATTGATCTCACGGATCTGCGCAACACGCTCGCCGTCCTGGGCTATCCGACCCGGATGGAGCGGCTGCGCCGGGGCTCTCTGGATCCCCGCCGCTTGCCGGCCATCCTGCTGACGCGGGGCGAGGCAGCGGCCGTCGTTTATCGCGATGAGGCCGGGCAGATTCTGGTGCTGGACGGCGGCACGGGCGAGGTGACGCCCTGCGCTGCCGAAACGCTGCGCGGCACCCTGATGGTGATCGATACGAGTGCCGGCTCGTCCCGTCAGAACTGGTTCGGCGGAATCGCACAGCGCTTTCGCGGCGATCTGCCGGGGTTGCTCTGCCTCAGCGGGTTGATGGCGGTGCTGGGATTGGCGGTGCCGATCTTCACCATGGCGGTGTTCGACACCGTGATTGCCGGCTATAGCCCGCGCACGCTGCCCATGCTCGTTGCCGGGGTCCTTGCGGCCATCCTGCTGGAAGTCGCCTTCCGCGCCACCCGCCAGCGTGCGCTGCTGCGCATTGCCGAACGGCTCGACCGGCTGGTACCGAGCTCGGTCTTCACGCAGCTGATGTCGCTCCCGACCGCTCTCGTGGAACGCGCCGGCACCGCATCGCAGGTGTCGCGGCTGCGCGATTTCGCTGCCATCCGCGAATTCCTAACCGGCAGTTTCGCCGTTGCTCTGCTCGATATGCCGTTCACCGTGCTCGTCGTCGTGCTCATGGTGGTGCTGGGCGGCTGGATCGCCGTCGTTCCGGTGGGAACGGCTTTGGGCTTCGTCATCCTCTACCTGGTTTCGCGGGGATCGATGCGGCTGGCGATCGAGCAGGCGGCACGCGCCAATCAGGCGCGGGAAGCCCTGGCGGTCGAAGCGCTCGAAACCGTACGGACCCTGAAGCTCGCCGGTGCCGAGGAGCGGTGGATCGAGCGCTATGCCGGCGCATCGGCTGCGGCTGCCATCGCTTCGGCGCGGGTCGGCACGCTCTCCGGTTCGGTTCTGGCCGCCAGTCAGGCGCTCGTGACCCTCTCCGGGCTGGCAGCCGTCGTCATGGGCGTGCTTTCGGTCCTCGCCGGTGCCATGACGGCCGGCGCTCTGATCGCCGGCATGATGCTGATCTGGCGCGTCCTCGGCCCCATGCAGACCGGCTTCATCATGCTGTCCCGGTGGGAACAGACCCAGGCGTCGATCCGTCAGGTTGACGGATTGATGGCGCTCGAGACGGAGCGTCCGCCACCGCTGGAGGCGCGCATGGCGCCGCCGGAGCAGGGCGCCATCGTCTTCCAGCGCGTCACGCTGCGCTACATGCCGCAGGCGGAGCCCGTGCTGGCCGGTGCCAGCTTCGCGATCCAGCCCGGTCAGGTTGTCGCCGTCACTGGCGCGGAGGGAACCGGCAAGTCGACCCTGCTGCTGCTCATCGCGGGCCTCTACCGGCCGCAGGGCGGATTGGTCCGGATCGACGGACACGATGTCCGGTCCTTCAATCCCGCCGTGCTCCGGCGCAGCATCGGCTGGGTGCCGCAATCGCCGGGACTGCTCTACGGAACGGTCGCTCAGAACCTCCGTCTTGCCCGCCCGAGCGCTTCGGACGCGGAATTGCGTGAGGCGGCGGCGGAAGCCGGCGTTCTCGAGACCATCGAGGCGCTTCCGCAGGGCTTCGACACCCGCGTCGGCGACAATCAGAGCGGCCGGCTCCCGCGCAGCATCCTGCAGCGGATCGCGCTTGCCGGCGCCTTGCTGCGCGATGCCCCGATCCTGCTGCTCGACGAGCCCGTGGCCGGGCTCGACGATGCATGCGCGAAAGCCTTCACGGACGTCATTGCCGCGCACCGCGGCCGCTGCACCATCCTCATGGCGACGCATCGCCCGAGCCATATCCGCCTGGCCGACCGCGTGCTGCGCGTGCGGGACGGACAGGTCGAGGAACTCGAGCAGCAGGGCGCCCCGACCGGGCCGCGTCCCACCAGAACATCCATCGGCGTCCCGCTGGCCAATGCCGCCTTCGCGAACGTCGCTGCCGCCAACAGCTCGAAGGTTGCCTGA
- a CDS encoding peptidase domain-containing ABC transporter: MSAGPWLTRPFRGLIGRFGIAFMIPVLEATLLITLLALALPVALLQVYDRILPNKAVGTLAVLATIVAIAILLEALLRHVRGRVLSRIAATSEAQAHRQAMQCLLNAPLSALEAHGNGYYAERLSAIGSLREAWSGPALQAMLDLPFALLYLVGIWYLAGPLVLVPLVLLGSIGLLAALTGRRVRSAAHNLAMAEERRFNFLFDTLNCIHSMKVLGAEPLLERRYERLQNGSAQLRRRLAQTISAGQEGGMLFAQFATVGVASFGCHMVLNGQLSVGGLGACTMLVGRTMQPLLGGVALWSRLQSLAESRRRVAEIGALPQERRAGRPVLQVREGHIVLENVRFRNPRYAEWLFDGLALEAKPGEIVGITGPNGSGRSALLRLIAGDLQANEGHVRIDGQDLAQVDVCPARRLVALVPPDPALVRGTLLQNMTMHQPQREALALHLATELGLDQVASALPGGWHTQVGVAATPLPRGAAQRIGVVRALVEEPRILLLDDITSQIDGDSDARLARLLAELRGRVTVINVTHRPSTLNIADRVYAIRDGGLERVS, translated from the coding sequence ATGTCCGCCGGCCCGTGGCTGACACGCCCGTTCAGGGGGCTGATCGGCCGCTTCGGCATCGCCTTCATGATCCCCGTTCTCGAGGCCACGCTGCTCATCACCCTGCTGGCGCTGGCTCTCCCGGTTGCGCTGCTCCAGGTCTATGACCGGATTCTTCCCAACAAGGCCGTCGGCACGCTGGCCGTGCTCGCAACGATCGTGGCGATCGCCATCCTGCTGGAGGCGCTGCTGCGGCACGTGCGCGGACGCGTCCTTTCCCGCATTGCCGCGACCTCGGAGGCGCAGGCGCACCGTCAGGCGATGCAGTGCCTGCTGAACGCGCCACTGTCGGCGCTCGAAGCGCATGGCAACGGCTATTATGCCGAGCGCCTTTCCGCCATCGGCTCCTTGCGCGAAGCGTGGTCTGGGCCGGCGCTGCAGGCCATGCTCGATCTGCCCTTCGCGCTGCTTTATCTGGTCGGCATCTGGTACCTCGCAGGCCCGCTCGTCCTGGTGCCGCTGGTTCTTCTCGGAAGTATCGGATTGCTGGCGGCCCTGACGGGACGCCGCGTCCGCTCCGCCGCCCATAACCTCGCCATGGCCGAGGAGCGCCGCTTCAACTTCCTCTTCGACACGTTGAACTGCATTCACTCCATGAAGGTCCTGGGCGCCGAGCCGCTGCTCGAGCGCCGCTACGAGCGCCTGCAAAACGGCTCGGCGCAACTGCGGCGGAGGCTGGCGCAAACCATCTCCGCAGGACAGGAGGGGGGGATGCTGTTCGCCCAATTCGCGACGGTCGGCGTTGCGTCCTTCGGCTGCCACATGGTGCTGAACGGGCAGCTCAGCGTCGGCGGCCTCGGTGCCTGCACCATGCTGGTCGGACGTACCATGCAGCCCCTGCTCGGAGGCGTCGCCCTGTGGTCGCGCCTGCAGTCGCTCGCGGAAAGCCGCCGCCGGGTGGCCGAGATCGGCGCCCTTCCGCAGGAGCGTCGTGCCGGTCGCCCCGTGCTGCAGGTGCGGGAAGGTCACATCGTGCTGGAGAATGTCCGGTTCAGGAACCCGCGCTATGCCGAGTGGCTCTTCGATGGACTGGCGCTCGAAGCGAAGCCGGGCGAGATCGTCGGCATCACCGGCCCCAACGGTTCCGGACGCTCGGCGCTGCTGCGGCTGATCGCCGGCGATCTGCAGGCAAATGAAGGCCATGTCCGGATCGATGGGCAGGATCTTGCGCAAGTCGATGTCTGTCCCGCCCGCCGGCTCGTGGCCCTGGTGCCGCCGGATCCGGCGCTGGTGCGCGGCACGCTGTTGCAGAACATGACGATGCACCAGCCGCAGCGGGAAGCTCTCGCTCTGCACCTTGCGACGGAGCTCGGGCTCGACCAGGTCGCCAGCGCCCTGCCGGGCGGCTGGCATACGCAGGTCGGCGTCGCGGCGACGCCGCTGCCGCGCGGTGCGGCCCAGCGCATCGGCGTCGTCCGCGCGCTTGTCGAGGAGCCGCGCATCCTTCTCCTCGACGATATCACCTCGCAGATCGACGGCGACAGCGATGCGCGCCTGGCCCGGCTCCTGGCGGAGCTTCGGGGCAGGGTGACAGTGATCAACGTCACGCACAGGCCCTCCACTCTGAACATCGCCGATCGGGTCTATGCGATCCGCGACGGAGGATTGGAGCGCGTGTCGTGA
- a CDS encoding catechol 2,3-dioxygenase — MQEEPVLDLAHLGHLELLTPKPEESLRFFVDVMGMTESGRQGDSVYLRGWDDYERHSLKLTASKQPGMGHMAFRARSQQALERRVAALKGSGYDIGWTDGDLGHGPAFLCRDPDGHVVELYYETEWYAPPPELKPVLKNQAQRFPARGVNVRRLDHLNCLAADIRANRIFFETYLGCRLTEQIVLNDGTEAGMWMTLTNKSYDFAFTRDHTGTKGRFHHLTYALDSREDVLRAADIFLEAGVPIESGPHKHAVQQTFFLYVYEPGGNRVEVCNAGARLILAPDWKPIVWTEEERKKGQAWGMKTVESFHTYGTPPVEGAH, encoded by the coding sequence ATGCAGGAAGAACCGGTGCTTGACCTCGCCCATCTGGGCCATCTCGAGCTGCTGACGCCCAAGCCGGAGGAGAGCCTGCGCTTCTTCGTCGACGTGATGGGGATGACGGAGAGCGGCCGCCAGGGCGATTCCGTCTATCTGCGCGGCTGGGACGACTACGAGCGCCACTCGCTCAAGCTGACGGCTTCGAAGCAGCCCGGCATGGGCCACATGGCGTTCCGAGCACGCAGCCAGCAGGCGCTCGAGCGCCGGGTCGCGGCGCTGAAAGGATCCGGCTACGATATCGGCTGGACGGACGGCGATCTCGGCCATGGCCCCGCCTTCCTCTGTCGCGACCCGGACGGGCATGTGGTCGAGCTCTATTACGAGACGGAGTGGTACGCACCGCCGCCCGAGCTCAAGCCCGTTCTGAAGAACCAGGCGCAGCGTTTCCCGGCACGCGGCGTCAATGTCCGCCGGCTCGACCATCTCAACTGTCTCGCCGCAGACATCCGCGCAAACCGCATCTTCTTCGAGACCTATCTCGGATGCCGGCTCACCGAGCAGATCGTCCTCAATGACGGCACCGAGGCCGGCATGTGGATGACGCTGACCAACAAGAGCTACGACTTCGCCTTCACCCGCGATCATACCGGCACGAAAGGCCGTTTTCATCACCTGACCTACGCTCTCGATAGCCGCGAGGATGTATTGCGCGCTGCGGACATTTTCCTGGAGGCGGGCGTTCCGATCGAATCCGGCCCGCACAAGCATGCGGTTCAGCAGACCTTCTTTCTCTACGTCTACGAGCCCGGCGGCAACCGCGTCGAAGTCTGCAATGCCGGCGCGCGACTTATCCTCGCCCCGGACTGGAAACCGATCGTCTGGACGGAGGAGGAGCGCAAGAAGGGGCAGGCGTGGGGCATGAAGACCGTCGAGTCGTTCCACACCTACGGAACTCCGCCGGTCGAGGGGGCTCATTAG
- a CDS encoding 5-methyltetrahydropteroyltriglutamate--homocysteine S-methyltransferase encodes MQRTKPPFRADMVGSLLRTAALKDARHKHHDGEISDAALKEIEDREIRALIKRQEEIGLQAVTDGEFRRAFWHFDFLEHLDGVTSVEADSGMNFKGGVGIAKALRITGKVGFSGQHPMIDHFRFVKDNTDRVAKMTIPGPSMLHYRGGRKMMNMGVYPEMGDFYADVGKAYNKAVHAFYDAGCRYLQLDDISFAYLCDPEQREMLRQRGDDPEKQPEIYAGMVREALKDKPDDLTITMHLCRGNFRSTFIASGGYEPVAEVLFNSMPVDGYFMEWDSDRAGGFEPLRFLPKGKSVVLGLVTSKTGILEKKDDIKRRIDEASKYVDLDQLCLSPQCGFASTEEGNTLAEDEQWAKLRMIVEIAEEVWGSPGSGAQKAA; translated from the coding sequence ATGCAACGGACCAAGCCACCTTTCCGCGCCGACATGGTCGGCAGCCTTTTGCGCACGGCAGCCCTGAAGGACGCGCGCCACAAGCATCACGATGGTGAAATCTCCGACGCGGCCCTGAAGGAGATCGAGGACCGGGAAATCCGGGCGCTCATCAAGCGCCAGGAGGAGATCGGCCTGCAGGCTGTGACCGACGGCGAGTTCCGCCGGGCCTTCTGGCATTTCGATTTCCTGGAGCATCTCGACGGCGTGACCTCCGTCGAGGCGGATTCCGGCATGAACTTCAAGGGCGGCGTCGGCATCGCGAAGGCGCTGCGGATCACGGGCAAGGTCGGGTTTTCCGGCCAGCACCCGATGATCGACCATTTCCGCTTCGTGAAGGACAACACCGACCGCGTTGCGAAGATGACGATCCCTGGTCCCAGCATGCTGCACTATCGCGGCGGCCGGAAGATGATGAACATGGGCGTCTATCCCGAGATGGGCGATTTCTACGCCGATGTCGGCAAGGCCTACAACAAGGCCGTGCACGCTTTCTATGACGCCGGCTGCCGCTATCTCCAACTCGACGACATCTCGTTCGCCTATCTCTGCGATCCCGAGCAGCGCGAGATGCTGCGCCAGCGCGGCGACGATCCGGAGAAGCAGCCGGAGATCTATGCCGGTATGGTGCGCGAAGCGCTCAAGGACAAGCCGGACGACTTGACGATCACCATGCATCTGTGCCGCGGCAACTTCCGCTCGACCTTCATTGCCTCGGGCGGATACGAGCCGGTCGCGGAAGTGCTGTTCAACAGCATGCCGGTCGACGGCTATTTCATGGAGTGGGACAGCGACCGGGCAGGGGGCTTCGAGCCCCTGCGCTTCCTGCCGAAGGGCAAGTCCGTCGTTCTCGGTCTCGTGACTTCCAAGACCGGGATCCTGGAGAAGAAGGACGACATCAAGCGGCGCATCGACGAGGCCAGCAAATATGTCGACCTCGACCAGCTCTGCCTCTCGCCCCAATGCGGATTCGCCTCGACCGAGGAGGGCAACACGCTGGCCGAGGACGAGCAATGGGCCAAGCTGCGAATGATCGTCGAGATCGCCGAGGAGGTCTGGGGCAGCCCCGGATCCGGAGCCCAAAAGGCAGCCTGA
- a CDS encoding ABC transporter ATP-binding protein, whose protein sequence is MSDLLNLQQVSAGYGDAIVISKIDLSLKPGESLAVLGRNGTGKTTLLNTIIGVTRLRGGSITLGGRDLTATRPDKRALAGIGWVPQERNIFKSLTVEENITAVARPGAWTLARAYEMFPRLKERRSNLGNQLSGGEQQMLAIARALVLNPKLMLLDEPTEGLAPIIIEELLAALTRIIRGEGMSAIVVEQHAQKILGVTDNALILDRGTIVHAGPSRALIEDPAALEQHLGVTAKKKSARVAAH, encoded by the coding sequence ATGAGTGATCTTCTCAACCTGCAGCAGGTCTCGGCGGGCTACGGCGATGCCATCGTCATCTCGAAGATCGACCTGAGCCTGAAACCCGGTGAATCGCTTGCCGTCTTAGGCCGCAACGGCACCGGCAAGACGACGCTGCTGAACACCATCATCGGCGTGACCCGCCTGCGCGGCGGCTCGATCACGCTCGGCGGCCGGGACCTGACTGCAACCCGCCCCGACAAGCGGGCGCTCGCCGGGATCGGCTGGGTGCCGCAGGAGCGCAACATCTTCAAGTCCCTGACGGTCGAGGAGAATATCACCGCCGTCGCCCGTCCCGGCGCGTGGACCCTGGCGCGGGCCTATGAGATGTTTCCCCGCCTCAAGGAACGGCGCTCGAACCTCGGCAACCAGCTCTCCGGCGGCGAGCAGCAGATGTTGGCCATCGCACGCGCCCTGGTGCTCAATCCCAAGCTCATGCTGCTCGACGAGCCGACGGAGGGCCTGGCTCCCATCATCATCGAGGAATTACTGGCGGCGCTCACGCGGATCATCCGCGGGGAGGGCATGTCCGCCATCGTGGTGGAGCAGCACGCCCAGAAGATCCTGGGCGTGACCGACAATGCGCTCATTCTCGATCGCGGCACCATCGTCCATGCCGGACCGAGCCGGGCGCTGATCGAAGATCCGGCCGCCCTCGAGCAGCATCTCGGGGTGACGGCCAAGAAGAAGTCCGCACGCGTTGCGGCGCATTAG
- a CDS encoding ABC transporter ATP-binding protein, which yields MAPALETRGLVKRFGGLVATDDVTFKLEQGARHALIGPNGAGKTTFINLLTGVLTPTSGQILLEGEDITRLRQELRVQRGLARTFQINQLFPAMTPLETLGLAVSERMGGGRDWWRVIGSKREIIDEIVEIAQRFRLTDVLDERTSSLAYGKQRLLEIAVAFACRPRVLLLDEPAAGVPEAERHELLATVAALPRDVSVLLIEHDMDLVFSFADRISVLVNGALFTEGTVEEVSTDPRVRAVYLGESVDE from the coding sequence ATGGCGCCCGCTCTCGAAACCAGAGGCCTCGTGAAGCGCTTCGGCGGTCTTGTCGCCACCGACGACGTGACGTTCAAGCTCGAACAGGGGGCCCGGCACGCCTTGATCGGTCCCAACGGCGCCGGCAAGACCACCTTCATCAATCTGCTCACCGGCGTGCTCACGCCGACCTCCGGCCAGATCCTGCTGGAGGGCGAGGACATAACGCGCTTGCGTCAGGAACTGCGGGTCCAGCGCGGTCTGGCCCGCACGTTTCAGATCAACCAGCTCTTCCCGGCCATGACGCCGCTCGAAACGCTGGGCCTTGCCGTATCGGAGCGGATGGGCGGCGGGCGCGACTGGTGGCGCGTGATCGGCAGCAAGCGCGAGATCATCGACGAGATCGTCGAGATCGCCCAGCGCTTTCGTCTCACCGACGTGCTCGACGAGCGCACGTCGAGCCTTGCCTATGGCAAGCAGCGCCTGCTCGAGATCGCGGTCGCCTTCGCCTGCCGGCCGCGCGTGCTGCTCCTCGACGAGCCTGCCGCCGGCGTGCCGGAGGCGGAGCGGCACGAACTGCTCGCGACGGTGGCAGCCCTGCCGCGCGATGTCTCGGTACTGCTGATCGAGCACGACATGGACCTCGTGTTCAGCTTCGCCGACCGGATCTCGGTTCTCGTCAACGGCGCGCTGTTCACGGAGGGCACCGTCGAGGAGGTCTCGACCGACCCCAGAGTCCGCGCCGTCTATCTCGGGGAGAGCGTCGATGAGTGA
- a CDS encoding branched-chain amino acid ABC transporter permease, which yields MQSTTAETVRTALSRRGRWGLGEIAFWLVAAATLFFLPERHLILNEIAIIGLFALSLDLILGYAGIVSLGHAAFFGLGAYVAGILARNGMTDPLAGLIVAAIAGAILGFITSFLVLRGSDLTKLMVTLGVALVLGELANQMSWLTGGADGLQGITMGPILGLFEFDIFGTTAYAYSLVVTFLLFVIARRIVVSPYGLSLRAIRDNPLRARAVGIPVNRRLVAVYTLAAAYAGVAGGLLAQTTQFVSLDVLAFHRSADVMLVLVIGGVGYLYGGLIGAVVFKVLQDVLSAWTPQYWQFWIGLILVLLVLAGRERLTDKARFAVKRFFGRFGGKRPGALPTTSAREI from the coding sequence ATGCAGTCGACCACTGCCGAAACTGTCAGGACGGCCTTGAGCCGCAGGGGACGATGGGGCTTGGGCGAGATCGCCTTCTGGCTCGTGGCGGCCGCGACCCTGTTCTTCCTGCCCGAGCGGCATCTCATCCTGAACGAGATCGCGATCATCGGTCTCTTCGCGCTCTCCCTGGACCTGATCCTGGGCTATGCCGGCATCGTGTCGCTCGGCCACGCCGCCTTCTTCGGGCTCGGCGCCTATGTGGCGGGAATTCTGGCCAGGAACGGCATGACCGACCCGCTGGCGGGTCTGATCGTGGCGGCGATTGCCGGGGCGATCCTGGGCTTCATCACCAGCTTCCTTGTCCTGCGCGGGTCCGATCTCACCAAGCTGATGGTGACGCTGGGCGTTGCGCTGGTTCTCGGCGAATTGGCCAACCAGATGTCCTGGCTGACCGGCGGGGCCGACGGCCTCCAGGGCATCACCATGGGGCCGATCCTCGGGCTGTTCGAATTCGACATCTTCGGCACGACCGCCTATGCCTACAGCCTCGTCGTGACCTTCCTGCTGTTCGTGATCGCGCGCCGGATCGTCGTGTCGCCCTACGGGCTATCGCTCCGCGCGATCCGCGACAATCCTCTGCGGGCGCGCGCCGTCGGCATCCCGGTCAACCGCAGGCTCGTCGCGGTCTACACCCTTGCCGCCGCCTATGCGGGCGTCGCCGGCGGGCTGCTGGCGCAGACGACCCAGTTCGTCTCGCTTGACGTGCTTGCCTTCCACCGTTCCGCCGACGTGATGCTGGTTCTGGTGATCGGCGGCGTCGGCTATCTCTATGGCGGCCTGATCGGAGCCGTCGTCTTCAAGGTGCTGCAGGACGTTCTCTCAGCCTGGACGCCGCAATACTGGCAGTTCTGGATCGGCCTGATCCTCGTCCTCCTCGTCCTGGCGGGCCGCGAACGGTTGACCGACAAGGCCAGATTCGCAGTGAAGCGCTTCTTCGGCCGCTTCGGGGGGAAACGCCCCGGCGCGCTGCCGACCACCTCCGCTCGGGAGATCTGA
- a CDS encoding branched-chain amino acid ABC transporter permease, producing MLTILFDGIAYGMLLFVLACGLAVTLGLMNFVNLAHGAFAMAGGYVTAVLMNRYGVPFLLTLPLAFTVPAVIGLVLERTLYKQLYARSHLDQVLFSIGLVFMAVAAVDYTMGSQQQMIQIPTWLQGRVEILGIQVGLYRSFIIAVCGVLVVVLQYILTQTRFGSRLRAAVDDPRVARGLGINVSVIFAATFAVGSGLAGLGGALGAEILGLDPTFPLKFMIYFLIVVTVGGTTSITGPFLASLILGIADVAGKYYVPSLGAFVIYTLMIVVLVLRPQGLFARAR from the coding sequence GTGCTGACCATCCTCTTTGACGGCATTGCCTATGGCATGCTGTTGTTCGTGCTGGCCTGCGGGCTTGCCGTGACGCTCGGACTGATGAACTTCGTCAACCTGGCGCATGGGGCCTTCGCCATGGCCGGCGGCTACGTGACGGCCGTTCTGATGAACCGCTATGGCGTGCCGTTCCTTCTGACGCTTCCCCTGGCCTTTACCGTGCCGGCCGTCATCGGGCTCGTGCTCGAGCGGACGCTCTACAAGCAACTCTATGCGCGCAGCCATCTCGACCAGGTTCTGTTTTCCATCGGCCTGGTCTTCATGGCGGTCGCCGCCGTCGACTACACCATGGGATCGCAGCAGCAGATGATCCAGATCCCGACCTGGCTTCAGGGACGCGTCGAGATTCTCGGTATCCAGGTCGGCCTCTACCGCAGCTTCATCATCGCCGTCTGCGGAGTTCTCGTGGTCGTGCTGCAATACATTCTGACGCAAACCCGCTTCGGCAGCCGGTTGCGGGCTGCGGTGGACGATCCGCGGGTCGCCCGTGGTCTCGGCATCAATGTCAGCGTGATCTTCGCCGCCACCTTCGCGGTCGGTTCCGGGCTCGCGGGACTGGGCGGCGCTCTGGGAGCGGAGATCCTGGGTCTCGATCCCACGTTCCCGCTCAAGTTCATGATCTACTTTCTGATCGTCGTCACGGTCGGCGGCACCACCAGCATCACCGGCCCGTTTCTGGCCTCCCTCATTCTCGGGATCGCCGATGTCGCCGGCAAGTACTACGTGCCGAGCCTGGGTGCCTTCGTCATCTACACGCTCATGATCGTCGTTCTCGTTCTTCGCCCACAGGGCCTTTTCGCCCGTGCGCGCTGA